The genomic window ACTCCTGGTAGTGTTTCCAGACGCTCAGGATCCGGGCGATCGAGGAGGCGGTGACGACCACGAAGACGTAGTCGGTCTCCTCCTCGGGGTACTGGCGCTTCATGCGCATCAGCGCCTGATCGAGCCCGTAGTTGCCGCCGCCGTAGTTGGCGACGTGCGTGTCGAGCTCCTGGGCCATGTAGTGCTGGAAGGTCTCGTCGTTGTTGACCTCCCGGCAGAAACAGTAGGAGTCGCCGTAGGTCGAGACGGTGACGTCGGACGTCGCGTTCCCATCGGAACGCTCTTCATCGGCGGCTGTCGCCGCCCCGTCCTCGTCGCGGTCCTTCGCGGGACAGACGCGGCTCCCGTACTCGTCGGTCGAGTAGGTGACCACCGTCCGGAGCTCCTCCCCGGGGAGGTGGTCGCCGGTGTCCTTCTGTTTCTCCTGGTTCGGCTGGGGCACCCAGCCCAGTTCGGGGTCGAAACTGCTGAACTTGCCGAGGAGTTCCCGGTCGATCTCCGGGAACTCCTCGGTCGCCACCGCGGGGATCCGCTTGAGCGACACGTACGACACTATCTCGAGGGCGATCGCGAGCGCGATGAGTACGAACACGACGAACGGAAGCATTCGACTAGGACTATCAGCACTGGCAGTAAGTCAGTTGCGGTGTAATCGCCCGTTTCGACGGTCGAGGGCGCCGGTAAGCAGCTAATTCGCTCCGAAAAGAAGCAGCTCTCGAGCGCGATCGACGACCCCCGCCGGGGTCGCGGATGCTCGGACCGCAGTCGCCCATGTCTCTCCACCGGTGCTACGGGACCCGACTCGAAGAGGCTGTGCCCCATCAATGCAAGGTATCGACGCGATCGCGACGGATCGCCCCGCAGCCGTCGACTCGAGTCGCGCGGCGCTCGAGTGCCGGCCTAATCGCGACGCGGATCGTCACCGGGACCGCAGTTACCGAACGACCGTCACGGGAACCGGCGAGTGTCGCACGACGACCTCCGCGACGCTCCCGAGCAGGAACCGTTTGACACCCGAGCGGCCGTGACTTCCCATGACGATGTGGTCGACGGCCTCGGTCTCGGCGAACTCGACGATCTCCTGAGTGGGGGTGCCGAGTCGCGTCCGGGTCTCGATCGGGACGTCGCGCTCGGCGGCGAGCCGTTCCGGGGTCTCGAGGCGCTCCTCGACGTCGCCGAAGACGGTCTCGACCGTCTCCGCGACCTCGTCCTCGTCGCCGGACGCGGTGTTGGGAATCGCCGGCACCGACGAGGTGTCGACGACGGTCAGGGCGACGAACTCGCCGTTCGGAAACAGGTCGATGGCGTACTCGAGGGCCTCGCGGGCGCGCTCGGAGTCGTCGAAGGGAACCAGAATGCGCGACATGAGATCGGTAAGTACGGTATCGCGCTCCGACGCCTTGAGTCCTGCACCGTCGCGGTCGATCGGACGTGAACGGTCGTCGATCGTCGTCGGTCTCGTGGCGGCGGCGCCCTCCGCCGGCCAATCGGGCCGCTCACAGCGCGAGGTACGGGCCGACGCCGAGGAGCACGACGCCCAGCGCGACCTTCAGCTTCTCGGGGTCGATCATGTGGGCGACCTTCCAGCCCGTGACGACCCCGAGCAGGAGCGGCGTCCCGATAACGACCGCCAACGGGAGGAGCACGTTCCCCTGGAGGGCGTAGCCCGCGGCCGCGAAGGTCGCGATGAAGATCGACTGGACCTGCGCGACGGCGACGGCCAGCAGCATGGGGACGCCGACCAGTACCAGCGCCGGCACCGCGAGCACCGGGCCGCCGATTCCCAGCAGGCCGCTGCAGATCCCCAGTGCGAACCCGAGCCCGGCCAGCGCGAGTTGGCCCTGCCGCTCGAGCGGCTCGAGATCGTAGAGGGCAGTGAACCCGCGGCGCTCCCTGTAGAGGATGACCCCGCCGACGCTCATCGAGACGCCGCCGAGCAGGACGCCGAACACCGAGCGCGGGACGAAGGCGTTGACGGCGGCGCCGACGAGGGCCCCGAG from Haloterrigena sp. KLK7 includes these protein-coding regions:
- a CDS encoding sulfite exporter TauE/SafE family protein produces the protein MLGLPFDLSLVLLLVSIAFFSGIGITTIGPGGIFVTIALYSLTPLASSQVAGTAHATFVVTGLVGSAAYLHSGEMKTGESRAIAVVLSASSILGALVGAAVNAFVPRSVFGVLLGGVSMSVGGVILYRERRGFTALYDLEPLERQGQLALAGLGFALGICSGLLGIGGPVLAVPALVLVGVPMLLAVAVAQVQSIFIATFAAAGYALQGNVLLPLAVVIGTPLLLGVVTGWKVAHMIDPEKLKVALGVVLLGVGPYLAL
- a CDS encoding universal stress protein: MSRILVPFDDSERAREALEYAIDLFPNGEFVALTVVDTSSVPAIPNTASGDEDEVAETVETVFGDVEERLETPERLAAERDVPIETRTRLGTPTQEIVEFAETEAVDHIVMGSHGRSGVKRFLLGSVAEVVVRHSPVPVTVVR